The genomic DNA CTTTTGGAAGCACAGAGGCGAGGGAGCGACGACGGGAAGCACAGTGGCGGGGGAGTaccgaggtcgccggcggcagcgaccccgccgccgtccggctGCCGTCTTCGGCACACAATATTTGCGTTCAAAAAGACCCCTGCTTCGGATACGCCCATCCTCTCGgggccgtccgccgccgtcgccgtgctccCTGCTCTCCGCCCCCGTCGGAAGGGCAACGGCGCAACGCTGCATCCTACCCACAAATCCCCCGCTCCAATCTCAGCCATCCGCTCCCACAGCCGCGCGACGTCCGCCGGGGTTTTTTTAAGGAATGTGGATCCATCTGAAGAACACAGATGACAGATGCCCgtgtttttttatttcctttttctcaTGTACTCAGCCTTTTTGTTTACATGCTGGCTTGGGCTTGTTTTTTATTCCTTTTCTCATGTACCGGTTTGTCGTAGAGTTTCATAATAGACTGAAGCTTCCTTAATCTTCTCATCCTCGTTTTGTTTGGAAGAAGTCATTAAATAAAGCCGATGAAAAGAGTCGTCAACCAAGCAAGAAAGGATGCTACAGTTTCACTCTCCCCGGTGCAAGAGGTTCGTGCATGATCAGATAAATGAGATGATACAAATATAATGACGGTAAATTACACACATCCAAATTTCCCTGCAGTTTGGGCATCACGTCACACCGCAAGCAGTCCCTCCAGTTCGCGGCCAATCACCACTTCCAGAAAACGTTGGAGCCGCACTTGTACTTCTCCTTGCCCTCGCACTCGATCTCGAGGTCGTCGCTGATGAACGGCACTTTCTGCAAGGCGTATACAGATGAggattcagaatttcagatcaTCTGTGTGAGAGATGAGCTATGAATATGATTGCGATGAGGACCTTCTGCTTGGCGAGGTCCTGGCAGCCGGTGAAGTTGTAGGGGAACTGGCAGCTGCCGAACTCCACGGTGTAGGCGCGCGCGAAGTTAGCGCCGCTGGTGGCAAGCCTCTTCTTGTCGTTCAGCTCCTGACCATCGTAGCACAAACCACAAATGTAATCTTGTCAGCTTTCACTTTCGGACAAATAAATAACAAAGCAACAATTCTGAAATAAATGAAGAAACTGATGACGACCTTGTTGGCCTTGCTCTTCTCGAGGTACTCGTCGATGATCCCGGCCTTGGCCGACCCGGTGGTGGCGGTGACGGCGAAGACGGCCGCCAGGCCGAGCAGCGCGGCGCGCCGGCCCTCGGCGGCCCGCTCCTTGGGCGCGACCTGCACCCGCTTCGCCGCCGAGGCGGCCTGcggcaccgccgcggcgggctTGAGCCCGACGACGCTGGATGAGCTCACGCCGGCCATGACCTTCTCCTTGACTTGGTGTGGTATGGCTGTGGCTGTGCGTGCTTGGTTGGCAGCAAGGAGAGTGGGTCGGCGATGGTTTTGTTTTTGATCGTGGGTGGCAGACGCTTGTGGAGGGAGACTAGGTTGTGGTGGGCGTGTGGATAGGGTGAGGCTGCTGCGACCCCATTGGCTGGGGTTGGCACAGGTGGCACCCATTATCCAAATGGCCATGGGTCCCGTGTGACACGTGGCGGGTGCCCCTTGGGTCTGCGGATCTTGAGGGTGGTATTGCTTGCCTAggtggcatggagattccacccaGTCCACAGATTGTATTGTCAGCTTTTGCAATTGATCAGGCAGTCTGCCACAAACCTTTAGCTTACCAgattcttgttttctactatcAGTTAACCACACTTCGCAGTAAAGACGTCAGAGGATGGCATGGTGTAGGTGATGAAGGAACAAGAAAAGAATCAGTCACTTTTAATTTTTCCAGATCGACTTTCGAACAGGCAGGCAAGTTGTTGCGTTGGACTAAAATTTAGGATAGAAATGGCATACCTTTGAATGATATCAATTACATAAAGAACCATCAGTAGCTACAGCACACTGTAATTGTTTATACTAGTTAGCTATAAATAATTGGCCACCTCCGTCCATTATTCAGCTGCCAACTTAACAGACTTGTTTACATTCTCAGCAAGAACATCCGCCTATTAGGGAAAAGTGTCAACATAACTAGTTAACTACCTCTTATTgttgggaattttttttataaattctTATCTTGGTCTAAATTCCCTCAGTGCTCCTATACTCAGCCACATCATCATTTTTCCCCATGTCAATTTTACATGCGCATATAtaagagagaagaaggaaactAAGAGTGCAAGCTAAGGACATGCTACTGACATGTGGTCCCCTCGTGCATCTCAGTGTATGGTGCACCAACACATAATTGCCTAGCTAACATCCTAAGTTAtacttactccctccatttcaaaatatatattgttttaGCTCTTTTAGTTTATATATATTGCTATGCACATAGATGTAACgcatgtctaggtgcataacaatATATAGTTATATATGAACCTAAAAATGTTAAAACAATCTATATTTTGGAACGAAGGAAGTACCACCGTATAACTTCGTATCCATAAATAAAtgtaccaacattttttttcttcagattCAGATGCCGACGCCTAGGAAGTCGAAGAACGGCACGTCCACGTCCTTCCTCTTCGAAGCCGTTCCATCACCATCCTCGTCATCGTCCTTGCGGTGGCCATGGTCGTCTCTGCCCATGTCATGGCGATGGTC from Setaria italica strain Yugu1 chromosome VII, Setaria_italica_v2.0, whole genome shotgun sequence includes the following:
- the LOC101759541 gene encoding photosystem I reaction center subunit N, chloroplastic, giving the protein MAGVSSSSVVGLKPAAAVPQAASAAKRVQVAPKERAAEGRRAALLGLAAVFAVTATTGSAKAGIIDEYLEKSKANKELNDKKRLATSGANFARAYTVEFGSCQFPYNFTGCQDLAKQKKVPFISDDLEIECEGKEKYKCGSNVFWKW